From the Purpureocillium takamizusanense chromosome 6, complete sequence genome, one window contains:
- a CDS encoding Gluconolactonase (EggNog:ENOG503NVHX~COG:G), which produces MSNLSHFVNVNVAALATDASYFAKLPATNIVEPAISLLAYHDDFYRVMGRDAKARKVWDLPWAAFHEAGLYNKRDNSLYITSNFQSLEDNINITVVSLDSDDYPVRSTQFPLLAEANGGTNYYPPGAKRNQTPPMQLYCDEGDFERPSQLLAVDPNTNKSTPVLTNFLGRNFSSINDVRQHPVTGDLWFTDADYGYFQHFRPEPSQPKQVYRFEPDTGVIQVVADGFVQPNGLEFSPDLKTLYVSDTGSQQFKTVATGPSSIYAFDVVGDGKRLANRRTFAWADKGFPDGVHCDTEGNVWASCGDGVHIWDKQGKLLGKIFVGEMSNNLAFAPGKVFVFSNARLWVVEGIKAQGREVCQDFGVGCN; this is translated from the coding sequence ATGTCCAACTTGTCGCACTTTGTCAACGTCAACGTGGCGGCCCTGGCCACCGACGCGAGCTACTTTGCCAAACTCCCCGCAACCAACATCGTCGAGCCAGCCATCTCGCTGCTCGCCTATCACGATGACTTCTACCGTGTGATGGGGCGAGATGCCAAGGCACGAAAGGTCTGGGACCTCCCCTGGGCCGCCTTTCACGAGGCGGGCTTGTACAACAAGCGGGACAACTCGCTCTACATCACGTCAAATTTCCAGAGCCTCGAGGATAACATCAACATCACTGTTGTGTCGCTCGACTCCGACGATTATCCCGTCCGCAGCACGCAGTTCCCGCTCCTGGCCGAGGCAAACGGAGGAACAAACTACTATCCACCGGGAGCCAAGCGGAACCAAACGCCACCAATGCAGCTTTACTGCGACGAGGGAGACTTTGAGCGCCCctcgcagctgctcgccgtggaCCCAAACACGAACAAGTCTACGCCCGTGTTGACAAACTTCCTGGGCCGCAACTTCTCTTCCATCAACGACGTCCGCCAGCACCCCGTCACCGGCGACTTATGGTTCACCGACGCCGATTACGGCTACTTCCAGCATTTCCGCCCGGAGCCCTCCCAGCCGAAACAGGTCTACCGCTTCGAGCCAGACACGGGCGTCAtccaggtcgtcgccgacggcttCGTGCAACCCAACGGGCTCGAGTTCTCGCCCGACCTCAAGACGCTGTATGTCTCGGACACGGGCAGCCAGCAGTTCAAGACAGTCGCCACGGGACCTTCTTCCATCTACGCGtttgacgtcgtcggcgacgggaaGCGCCTCGCCAACCGCAGGACCTTTGCCTGGGCTGACAAGGGCTTCCCCGATGGCGTGCACTGCGACACGGAGGGCAATGTCTGGGCGTCGTGCGGAGACGGGGTTCATATCTGGGATAAGCAGGGCAAGCTCTTGGGCAAGATTTTTGTCGGCGAGATGAGCAACAACCTCGCCTTTGCCCCCGGAAAGGTCTTTGTCTTTTCCAATGCTCGTCTCTGGGTGGTGGAGGGTATTAAAGCCCAAGGAAGAGAGGTCTGCCAGGACTTTGGTGTGGGATGTAATTAG
- a CDS encoding uncharacterized protein (COG:S~TransMembrane:6 (o21-40i52-73o85-108i120-141o161-179i199-220o)~EggNog:ENOG503P2DD), with protein sequence MVDTSDDESTLGLPGHRSGDWLTIIVFISIALYNVVELNFLIASTFKRYTGLYFWSFLVATWGVAFNAVGYLVRSLRADPSGYAQATIILIGWCTMVTGQSLVLYSRLHIVLHSATRLRMVLIMIIANAIWLGVPVIVLVYGTNSNNPEPFEKPYSIFEKLQLTVFCVQEVVISCLYIFETAKLLKLHRGVANSGTRRVMGHLILVNVFIVLLDISILILEFTEHYNLQTAWKALVYSVKLKAEFTVLNRLVEFSQLLLRNASSLNPSRPRNTTDIALERYVLNASRAPTETEYEVHVGTGRRDSEKENAQPQGLEVVKTTAVTVSRSERQPGDGCSSAGQASAEEDITEAGCASSVSSEAHLAKP encoded by the coding sequence ATGGTCGACACCAGCGATGACGAGTCGACCCTAGGTCTCCCAGGTCACCGCAGCGGGGACTGgctcaccatcatcgtcttcatcagCATCGCCCTCTacaacgtcgtcgagctcaacTTTCTCATCGCCAGCACCTTTAAGCGCTACACGGGCCTCTACTTTTGGAGTTTCCTCGTCGCGACATGGGGCGTCGCGTTCAATGCCGTCGGCTATCTGGTGCGCAGCCTCCGGGCTGATCCCTCGGGCTACGCCCAGGCcaccatcatcctcatcggGTGGTGCACCATGGTGACGGGCCAGTCTCTCGTCTTGTACTCGCGCTTGCACATTGTTCTGCACAGTGCGACGCGCTTGCGCATGGTCCTCATCATGATCATCGCAAACGCCATTTGGCTCGGCGTGCCggtcatcgtcctcgtctacGGCACCAACTCCAACAACCCTGAGCCATTCGAGAAGCCCTACTCCATCTTTGAGAAGCTGCAGCTCACCGTCTTTTGCGTGCAGGAGGTCGTCATCTCTTGCCTCTACATATTTGAGACAGCCAAGCTCCTCAAGCTACATCGCGGCGTGGCCAACTCAGGGACGAGGCGCGTCATGGGCCACCTGATCCTCGTCAACGTCTTCATCGTGCTCCTCGACATCAGCATCCTCATCCTAGAGTTCACCGAGCACTACAACCTTCAAACTGCGTGGAAAGCGCTTGTTTACAGCgtcaagctcaaggccgagttCACCGTCCTCAATCGCCTCGTTGAGTTCTCGCAACTACTACTGCGCAACGCGAGCTCCTTGAATCCAAGCCGCCCCCGCAACACGACCGACATTGCGCTCGAGCGCTATGTTCTCAacgcgtcgcgcgcgccaacCGAGACAGAATACGAGGTGCATGTCGGCACGGGGCGGAGAGACAGCGAAAAGGAAAACGCGCAGCCACAGGGCCTAGAGGTGGTCAAGACGACTGCCGTGACGGTCAGTCGCAGTGAAAGGCAGCCCGGAGACGGCTGCTCATCAGCTGGCCAAGCATCGGCCGAGGAAGACATAACCGAAGCGggctgcgcctcgtcggtATCTTCGGAGGCGCATTTAGCAAAGCCTTAG